One Candidatus Hydrogenedentota bacterium DNA window includes the following coding sequences:
- a CDS encoding cytochrome c biogenesis protein ResB — MIWLKRTIQFLGSYGLSVVLLLALLLLVFFGTLEQTRMGLYEAQQKYFESIFLVHWLFGRLPLVLPGGYLLLALVFISMLIGAIIRAPKRLTRPGLLIAHAGIIVLIVAGFVNHHYSVSGNMPLYEGAESNKFLNYFDWELQVFEVKPESGIRCFVIPQEQFQKCTANKVAFFEEASLPFQLEISRYMQNSVAASGSGTLSVDNVILEEVEAAPSAEMNIPGMKIRILGDREEEGLLWGAQKAPLLVQVDDRQYSFSLTKKEYDLPFRLRLNEFIHEKHPGTDLPSMFASKMLLLDGELSREVLIRMNEPLRYRGYTFYQASWGPTNAKEGDALYSVLAVTRNGITEHWPLYASCLISFGLLFHYGQVLLRYLKRSQKKSSA, encoded by the coding sequence ATGATCTGGCTGAAACGTACTATACAATTTTTGGGCTCTTACGGTCTGTCTGTCGTGTTGCTTTTGGCGCTGCTCCTGTTAGTCTTCTTTGGCACACTTGAACAAACACGAATGGGGCTTTACGAGGCACAACAAAAATATTTCGAATCGATTTTCTTGGTTCATTGGCTTTTTGGACGATTGCCCCTTGTCCTTCCGGGAGGTTATCTCCTCTTGGCTTTGGTGTTTATCAGTATGCTGATCGGTGCCATTATACGAGCGCCCAAACGACTTACCCGGCCGGGGCTCCTCATAGCTCATGCAGGTATTATCGTCTTAATTGTTGCGGGTTTCGTTAATCATCACTATTCCGTATCCGGCAACATGCCCCTTTATGAAGGCGCCGAAAGCAACAAGTTTTTAAATTATTTTGATTGGGAACTTCAAGTCTTTGAAGTTAAGCCTGAGTCGGGAATCCGTTGTTTTGTCATTCCTCAAGAACAATTCCAAAAATGTACCGCAAACAAGGTTGCTTTCTTTGAAGAAGCTTCCCTTCCTTTCCAATTGGAAATCAGTCGTTATATGCAAAATAGTGTTGCCGCTTCAGGATCGGGAACGCTGTCCGTGGACAATGTGATATTGGAAGAAGTCGAGGCTGCTCCGTCTGCTGAAATGAATATTCCCGGCATGAAGATACGTATTTTAGGGGATAGAGAAGAAGAGGGTTTGTTGTGGGGAGCACAAAAAGCGCCCCTCCTTGTTCAGGTGGATGATAGACAATATTCTTTTTCCTTGACCAAAAAGGAATATGACCTCCCCTTTAGATTGCGCCTTAACGAATTTATTCATGAAAAGCATCCGGGCACTGACCTGCCCAGTATGTTCGCCAGTAAAATGCTCCTTTTGGATGGGGAACTGTCCCGAGAAGTTCTTATCCGCATGAACGAACCGCTCCGATATAGGGGCTATACTTTTTATCAAGCATCTTGGGGACCGACGAATGCGAAAGAAGGGGATGCCCTCTATTCCGTGCTCGCTGTAACCCGAAATGGTATTACAGAACACTGGCCTCTCTATGCTTCCTGCTTGATTTCTTTTGGTCTGCTTTTTCATTATGGTCAAGTGTTGCTGCGTTATTTAAAAAGAAGCCAAAAGAAAAGTTCAGCGTAA
- the ccsA gene encoding cytochrome c biogenesis protein CcsA, producing MVASMAAAEIPVWSDDVLDLFASIPVQESGRIKPLDTVARFYLLRLNGKRSLRVENDGKSQSRSSLEWFLDCLFYPEVTDTYRCFSVDSYEAVTAAGIEAHGKKRDRYSYHELQPGLDRLMSLAQKAAELPPETQTFVDTQIITLAGNVLAYESLTHFLDFAKIRYETENNAILTSVFNDRETVRTSDILEKIPKHMETLIEQSHQLSDEERQPLSQGINQLFSLLDHAVLNAGLFAFLAPDEREENVWLSPADIMEQSFESTASMDGYIEGLRIFEAMTDSLTSPSAFYDTLRNLHRVLISRATARNEYKHINLEIHYYRANYLFFSQWLFLTSFLLIAITWLRKKSDGWSLLMNFSLLPPIALLAISITLRCIIRERPPVTTLYETILFSTLIAALLGFALELVSRNRISMSLGALFGLLGLFFAWRYEAREGTDTMPAVIAVLDTNFWLAIHVTTIIIGYGAGLFTAALGHVSVFLRILRLKQHRPSFFNDLGRITYGVFSFCLVFTLIGTVLGGIWAAQSWGRFWGWDPKENGALLIVLWALAILHARRGGYLRHDGIALSAIVLGMIVVFAWWGVNALGVGLHSYGFTSGIWGVLLAFWAVETAIILAGAVTMWFYRDKKRLSAP from the coding sequence TTGGTTGCGTCAATGGCCGCAGCAGAAATACCGGTCTGGTCGGATGACGTCCTTGATTTGTTTGCCTCCATCCCGGTACAGGAATCCGGGCGTATCAAGCCTTTGGATACGGTGGCCCGCTTTTATCTATTACGATTAAATGGAAAACGCAGTCTGCGCGTAGAGAATGATGGGAAAAGCCAATCCCGATCTTCTTTGGAATGGTTTTTGGATTGTCTCTTCTACCCGGAGGTGACAGATACCTATCGCTGTTTCAGTGTTGATTCTTACGAGGCCGTCACTGCTGCAGGCATCGAGGCGCACGGCAAGAAAAGAGATCGCTACTCGTACCATGAATTACAACCCGGCTTGGACCGTCTTATGTCGTTGGCACAAAAAGCCGCGGAATTGCCGCCCGAAACACAGACCTTTGTTGATACGCAGATTATCACCTTGGCGGGCAACGTGCTTGCTTATGAGTCACTGACCCACTTTCTCGATTTTGCGAAAATCCGTTATGAAACGGAAAACAACGCGATCCTCACCTCCGTTTTTAACGATAGAGAGACCGTGCGGACAAGCGATATTTTAGAAAAAATCCCCAAACACATGGAAACGCTGATCGAACAGTCTCATCAACTGAGCGATGAAGAACGGCAACCCCTATCACAGGGCATCAATCAGTTGTTTTCCCTTTTGGATCATGCCGTTTTGAATGCGGGACTTTTTGCCTTCTTAGCGCCTGATGAACGGGAAGAAAACGTCTGGCTGTCGCCTGCCGATATTATGGAGCAGTCCTTTGAGTCGACCGCTTCCATGGATGGGTACATTGAAGGCCTGCGTATTTTTGAAGCCATGACCGATAGTCTGACCAGTCCCTCAGCCTTTTATGACACCCTTCGAAATCTTCATCGGGTTTTAATTTCCCGTGCCACCGCCAGAAATGAATACAAACACATTAATTTGGAGATACATTACTACCGGGCGAACTATCTTTTCTTTAGTCAATGGTTGTTTCTCACCTCCTTCCTGCTGATAGCCATCACGTGGCTGCGGAAAAAGAGTGACGGCTGGTCTCTTTTAATGAATTTTTCGCTCTTGCCGCCCATAGCCTTGCTTGCTATCAGTATAACCTTACGCTGTATCATTCGAGAACGGCCGCCGGTCACAACCCTTTACGAGACCATTCTCTTTTCCACGCTTATTGCCGCCCTATTAGGCTTTGCGTTGGAGCTCGTCTCACGCAATCGAATTTCCATGTCACTGGGCGCGCTGTTTGGGTTGTTGGGTTTGTTTTTCGCATGGCGCTATGAAGCCCGGGAAGGGACCGACACCATGCCGGCGGTCATTGCCGTGCTCGACACCAATTTTTGGCTCGCAATCCATGTAACTACCATTATCATTGGTTATGGCGCCGGTTTATTTACGGCTGCCCTTGGTCATGTCTCTGTTTTCCTGCGGATTCTGCGCTTGAAACAACACCGCCCAAGTTTCTTCAATGATTTAGGACGTATCACCTACGGCGTATTTTCTTTTTGTCTCGTCTTCACACTCATAGGAACCGTGTTGGGCGGTATATGGGCCGCCCAAAGTTGGGGCCGTTTTTGGGGCTGGGATCCCAAAGAAAATGGGGCGCTGTTGATCGTGTTGTGGGCGTTGGCGATTCTTCATGCACGGCGTGGGGGGTACTTGCGCCACGACGGGATCGCGTTGAGTGCCATCGTTTTGGGGATGATCGTCGTCTTCGCATGGTGGGGCGTTAATGCGCTTGGTGTGGGCCTGCACAGCTATGGCTTCACGAGCGGCATTTGGGGCGTATTGCTGGCGTTTTGGGCGGTGGAAACAGCGATCATCCTTGCGGGAGCCGTCACCATGTGGTTTTATCGCGACAAAAAGCGCCTCTCCGCGCCATAA
- a CDS encoding NAD-dependent deacylase — protein sequence MTQLDVTLLQEAAAALRGTLNGIAVTGAGISVDSGIPDFRSADGLWAKYDPTEYATMDAFLQNPDKVWEMWYALADTLKGVSPNPAHLALAHLEELGHIKAVITQNIDALHHHAGSKTVIEYHGNADTIVCPACNRRRPMDLSQRVLGAPRCECGGYMKPDVILFGEIISEYALTTAERLARGCDVMLVIGTSATVFPAASLPYLAKEGGATVIECNIEPTAFSNTVSDIFLQGRAAVVLPELLKWVEA from the coding sequence ATGACACAGTTAGACGTAACCCTATTACAGGAAGCGGCAGCCGCTCTGCGCGGAACGTTAAACGGTATCGCTGTGACGGGCGCAGGCATTTCCGTTGACAGCGGTATTCCCGATTTTAGAAGTGCAGACGGTTTATGGGCAAAATATGATCCAACGGAATATGCGACCATGGATGCCTTTTTGCAAAATCCGGATAAAGTTTGGGAAATGTGGTATGCCTTGGCGGACACCTTAAAAGGTGTATCGCCCAACCCCGCCCATCTTGCCCTTGCCCATTTGGAAGAACTCGGGCATATCAAAGCCGTTATTACCCAAAACATTGATGCTTTACATCATCATGCGGGCAGCAAAACGGTAATTGAGTATCATGGAAATGCGGATACAATTGTTTGCCCCGCCTGTAATAGGCGCCGCCCGATGGACTTGAGCCAACGGGTTCTCGGCGCGCCGCGATGCGAATGCGGCGGATACATGAAGCCTGATGTAATCCTCTTTGGCGAAATTATTTCGGAATATGCACTGACCACGGCGGAGCGACTGGCAAGGGGATGCGATGTCATGCTCGTGATCGGGACATCCGCCACCGTCTTCCCCGCGGCAAGTCTCCCCTATCTCGCAAAAGAAGGCGGCGCAACCGTGATAGAGTGCAATATTGAACCCACCGCATTTTCCAACACAGTGAGTGACATATTCCTGCAAGGCAGGGCGGCCGTTGTATTGCCTGAACTCCTCAAGTGGGTTGAGGCGTAG